A window from Nostoc sp. UHCC 0926 encodes these proteins:
- a CDS encoding plasmid mobilization protein, with amino-acid sequence MPQSLRFVSLRSNGRLVQVGKPPLKNPPRNVPESSQLMANRKQSKALVRKHIFPVRLSDIELDMIRIKSQDAGMSASELMRRNALMRPLPKRLSKISLQTYWELGQIGNNLNQLVKATNTAILMGRTPPANPELLRELLELLHQCRRDIASVDDDDLEEEDEEDDWEAD; translated from the coding sequence ATGCCTCAAAGCTTACGCTTTGTCTCGCTGCGCTCGAACGGCAGACTGGTTCAAGTGGGGAAACCCCCCTTGAAAAACCCCCCGCGCAATGTCCCTGAATCTTCTCAACTTATGGCGAATCGCAAGCAGTCAAAAGCTCTAGTCCGAAAGCATATATTCCCAGTTCGCTTGAGTGATATCGAACTGGATATGATTCGGATTAAATCACAAGACGCGGGGATGTCAGCGAGTGAACTGATGAGACGTAATGCGTTGATGCGTCCATTGCCTAAACGACTTAGTAAAATTAGCTTGCAAACATATTGGGAGTTAGGACAAATTGGGAACAATCTCAACCAGCTTGTTAAAGCTACAAACACAGCTATATTAATGGGGCGAACTCCACCAGCAAACCCAGAACTTTTAAGAGAACTTTTAGAACTACTGCATCAGTGTAGACGAGACATTGCCTCGGTTGATGATGACGACTTGGAAGAGGAAGACGAAGAGGATGATTGGGAAGCAGACTAA
- a CDS encoding relaxase/mobilization nuclease domain-containing protein — protein sequence MIGKQTKGRGFRKLLDYLESREDAKLIGGNMSGRNARELAREFKLSRQLNSDADRVVYHVSLSAAKDDKLDDEKWSEIGDRYMKEMGFDANQFVIFRHHNTDDDHIHIAASRIRMDTGLLVHDSWDYVRSEKVLRQIEHDYELVQVQGSREKLNRTPSTGQIRRIRREQEEFEQGQRDSPPQRTIKESVQQTIDRARVDSPQMPTLIMRLQQAGISVRTGFTRNGKSKGISYEKDGQAFSGTQLGAAYTFPGLQKHLGVDYQTERDDEPIHELLLKPVKPLPVEQLEKLFQEIERKQQQPQFTPPPEDTVVWQVLHKYLSEKRYIPDYISQGLHNNQLLYMDEQRNILFIKRDLDGEKTGALIWSKPRQNHRTVEYDQNTSTENGWFYLRLGGQPTDKVENVFLCSTPIDAMSAATYLISSCKGLPQTRTMLIVADDPNNLPMEFLKGFNRVVVAFNNDEQGNKAASAVLELLPQGKRLKTHNPDWSQELEAHLREEQQKLRQQDRGFSL from the coding sequence ATGATTGGGAAGCAGACTAAGGGCAGAGGTTTTCGCAAGTTGTTGGATTATTTGGAATCCCGTGAAGATGCCAAACTAATCGGCGGAAACATGAGCGGGAGAAATGCGCGAGAATTGGCGCGGGAATTTAAGCTGTCTCGACAACTAAATTCTGATGCAGACCGAGTTGTTTATCATGTCTCGCTGTCAGCAGCTAAAGATGATAAATTAGATGATGAAAAGTGGAGCGAAATTGGCGATCGCTACATGAAGGAAATGGGTTTTGATGCCAATCAGTTTGTCATCTTCCGCCACCATAACACCGACGACGACCATATCCACATTGCAGCCAGCAGAATTAGGATGGACACGGGGCTGTTAGTCCATGATTCTTGGGATTATGTACGCTCTGAGAAAGTCCTGCGACAAATTGAACATGATTATGAGTTAGTGCAAGTTCAAGGCAGTAGAGAGAAACTGAATCGTACACCCAGTACCGGACAAATCAGACGCATAAGGCGAGAACAAGAAGAATTTGAACAGGGACAACGTGACTCTCCTCCACAACGCACCATCAAAGAGTCAGTTCAGCAGACGATTGATAGGGCCAGAGTTGATAGTCCCCAAATGCCAACGCTGATCATGCGGTTACAGCAAGCTGGCATTAGTGTGAGAACAGGATTTACTAGAAATGGTAAGTCTAAAGGAATTTCCTATGAGAAAGATGGGCAGGCTTTCAGTGGTACACAGTTAGGCGCAGCTTATACCTTCCCCGGTTTGCAAAAACATCTTGGCGTTGACTACCAAACAGAACGTGATGATGAACCTATTCATGAATTGCTGCTCAAACCTGTTAAACCACTCCCAGTTGAGCAGTTAGAAAAACTCTTTCAAGAAATTGAACGCAAACAACAACAGCCCCAGTTCACTCCACCACCAGAGGATACAGTTGTTTGGCAAGTGTTGCACAAGTACTTAAGCGAGAAACGCTATATACCAGATTATATTTCGCAAGGATTACATAATAATCAGTTGCTTTACATGGATGAGCAACGAAATATTTTGTTTATCAAGCGTGATTTAGATGGTGAAAAAACTGGCGCATTAATTTGGTCAAAGCCAAGGCAAAATCATCGCACTGTGGAGTACGACCAAAACACCTCTACAGAAAATGGTTGGTTTTATCTGAGATTGGGAGGGCAACCAACGGACAAGGTAGAAAATGTCTTTCTGTGTTCTACACCAATTGATGCGATGTCAGCAGCCACCTACCTGATCTCAAGTTGTAAAGGGCTACCACAAACTAGAACCATGTTGATAGTGGCTGATGACCCGAATAACCTACCTATGGAATTTCTCAAAGGTTTCAATAGGGTTGTCGTAGCATTCAATAATGATGAACAAGGGAATAAAGCCGCTAGTGCAGTATTAGAATTGTTGCCACAGGGTAAAAGGCTCAAAACCCATAATCCCGATTGGAGTCAGGAATTAGAAGCTCATCTGAGGGAGGAGCAACAAAAGCTCAGACAGCAGGATCGTGGTTTTAGCCTGTGA